The following are encoded in a window of Verrucomicrobiales bacterium genomic DNA:
- a CDS encoding AraC family transcriptional regulator, whose protein sequence is MIHSATSEPLLSLSQDATIPGSRAKFVGVCSVAAEPRPWLEGFARQVALDRVGLLHVGISEVRVPYRIVRRCQTTIFFLAVFAGEGRVFIDGSWKSVPSGHGCLLPPHMFHAFHAVGRAPWRFCWVCCPPDHLEVRSASPRLARFDPEPLRHAIQGLLCECRDGGAVSHATAWVHLIDGYLKRFAQPESADPTFTALWERVNENLAEPWSLEKLAKSAHCGIELLRRRSQEAFHRSPMHQVIYLRMRRAAELLSTTQEKVETIATTVGYRNPFVFSSTFKKWIGCTPSAYRGWPGKCSRS, encoded by the coding sequence ATGATCCACTCCGCCACCTCGGAACCTCTCTTGTCCCTGAGTCAGGATGCCACGATTCCGGGTTCTCGCGCCAAGTTTGTGGGGGTTTGTTCGGTCGCCGCCGAACCTCGTCCCTGGCTAGAAGGATTTGCCCGCCAGGTCGCTTTGGACCGGGTAGGGCTTCTCCACGTGGGCATATCGGAGGTTCGTGTTCCGTATCGAATCGTAAGACGATGCCAGACCACCATTTTCTTCCTCGCGGTCTTCGCCGGTGAGGGTCGCGTTTTTATCGACGGTTCCTGGAAATCGGTTCCCTCGGGTCACGGATGTCTGCTTCCGCCGCACATGTTTCACGCCTTTCACGCTGTTGGGCGGGCTCCTTGGCGATTCTGCTGGGTGTGCTGCCCCCCGGACCATTTGGAGGTCCGTTCCGCCTCCCCTCGCCTGGCCCGTTTCGATCCAGAGCCCCTGAGGCACGCTATCCAGGGACTTCTCTGTGAGTGTCGTGACGGAGGCGCGGTTTCTCACGCCACCGCCTGGGTGCATCTCATCGACGGGTACCTGAAGCGATTCGCTCAACCTGAGTCGGCGGACCCCACTTTTACCGCGCTGTGGGAGCGCGTGAATGAAAACCTAGCGGAGCCTTGGTCCCTGGAAAAGCTGGCGAAGTCGGCGCATTGTGGGATTGAACTCCTGAGACGGCGATCTCAGGAAGCCTTTCATCGGAGCCCCATGCACCAAGTCATCTACCTGCGTATGCGACGCGCGGCCGAGCTTTTATCCACCACTCAGGAGAAGGTTGAAACCATTGCGACGACGGTCGGCTATCGGAACCCCTTTGTGTTCTCCAGCACCTTCAAGAAATGGATCGGCTGCACTCCTTCGGCCTACCGGGGTTGGCCCGGGAAATGCAGCCGATCCTAG
- a CDS encoding Gfo/Idh/MocA family oxidoreductase, translating into MSTPDHPVTTRRGFIKTAGAVAATSALAGVVLPHVHAAENNTIQIALIGCGGRGTGAVGNALATKKGPVTLSAMVDVFEDRLENSYSTLKNKFNDRVDVPQDKRFIGFDGYKQAMDSMKRGDVAIFTTPLAFRWVHFQYAIEKGLNVFMEKPVTADGPTSRRMLELAEKAKAKNLKVGVGLMSRHARHLQELHKRVQDGEIGDVLLMRGYRMHGPVASAFSKRWPGKPSELLWQISRFHSFLWASGGCYSDFYIHHIDHLCWMKNSWPVKAHGLGGRHYRNSPEGDPWVDQNFDSYAVEYTFEDGSKFYMDGRCNTGAHPMYFSHVHGTKGMAVAAKTGDYNGPSSIHLGQLPTRESTLWQSKVDPSENDPYLNEWNDLMDAIRNDKPYNEVPFGVQASVVTSMGRMAAHTGQEIRYDDMLNHPHEYAPGIDKWTMDSPPPVTSDANGLYPVPMPGVKKDREY; encoded by the coding sequence ATGTCTACCCCTGACCATCCGGTGACCACGCGACGTGGCTTCATCAAAACTGCCGGCGCCGTCGCCGCCACCTCCGCGCTTGCGGGAGTGGTGTTGCCGCACGTGCACGCCGCTGAGAACAACACGATTCAAATCGCCCTCATCGGTTGCGGTGGGCGCGGCACCGGTGCGGTCGGAAACGCCCTCGCCACCAAAAAGGGTCCGGTGACGCTGAGCGCCATGGTGGATGTGTTCGAAGATCGGCTGGAGAACAGCTACAGCACTCTTAAGAACAAATTCAACGACCGCGTCGACGTCCCTCAGGACAAGCGCTTTATCGGGTTCGATGGCTATAAACAGGCCATGGATTCCATGAAGCGAGGCGATGTGGCCATCTTCACTACTCCCCTCGCCTTCCGCTGGGTCCACTTCCAGTATGCGATCGAAAAGGGGCTGAACGTGTTCATGGAAAAGCCGGTGACCGCGGACGGTCCCACCAGCCGCCGCATGCTGGAGTTGGCGGAAAAAGCCAAGGCTAAGAACCTGAAAGTCGGTGTCGGCCTCATGTCCCGCCACGCCCGCCATTTGCAAGAGTTGCACAAGCGGGTGCAAGACGGTGAAATTGGCGACGTCCTGCTAATGCGTGGCTACCGCATGCACGGACCTGTGGCCTCCGCCTTCTCGAAGCGCTGGCCAGGCAAACCCAGCGAACTGCTGTGGCAGATCTCTCGCTTCCACAGTTTCCTCTGGGCGAGCGGCGGCTGCTACAGCGACTTTTACATCCACCATATCGATCATCTGTGCTGGATGAAAAACTCCTGGCCCGTGAAGGCTCACGGACTAGGCGGTCGACACTACCGCAACAGCCCAGAGGGCGATCCCTGGGTCGACCAGAACTTCGACTCCTACGCCGTCGAATACACCTTCGAGGACGGGTCCAAGTTCTATATGGACGGACGCTGCAACACCGGCGCGCATCCGATGTATTTCAGCCACGTCCACGGAACTAAGGGCATGGCCGTCGCTGCCAAGACCGGCGACTATAATGGCCCCTCCAGCATCCACCTGGGACAACTTCCCACCCGCGAAAGCACACTGTGGCAATCCAAGGTCGATCCGAGCGAAAACGATCCCTACCTGAATGAGTGGAACGACCTGATGGACGCGATTCGGAACGATAAGCCCTACAACGAAGTTCCCTTCGGCGTGCAGGCGAGCGTTGTCACCTCCATGGGCCGCATGGCCGCCCATACCGGTCAGGAGATCCGCTACGACGACATGCTCAACCACCCCCACGAGTACGCTCCTGGAATCGACAAGTGGACGATGGATTCGCCTCCCCCGGTCACCTCGGACGCCAACGGCCTATACCCCGTCCCCATGCCGGGCGTGAAGAAGGATCGGGAATACTAA
- a CDS encoding ATP-dependent DNA helicase encodes MNEPVAKPIHTVPVRDLVEFVLRRGDLAVERQFVGSDRAMAGIRGHQKLQRSRPSEYQTEVSVEHHIDAGEFILHIRGRIDGVLPGPLETLIEEIKTVVGTSDPVAHPLHWAQAKIYGFLYAQLGNPHPIVIQLSYLNLETDQVTEFRQTLTVAELSSFFTETTTLYVDWLRIQQRWEQTRNQSIRALTFPFPAYRSGQRELAVAAYRTVAKGGRLFLSAPTGIGKTLSVLFPAVKALGEGRLEHLFYLTARTVGRTIAEKAVSDLRQSGLKLRSVTLTAKEKVCVRDGHPCDALTCPLAIGYYDRLRPALTDVLSREEITRAALEAVGQKHQVCPFELSLDTAVWADLVICDYNYVFDPQAYLRRFFEEESGDYAFLVDEAHNLVDRARDMFSADLDSQELQEVKRAVKSAAPRCARALNQLYKALQNFADPEFRYPDDSDELDPALELDLFPTHTSPSQPGTLPARRCEAFPPGLINPLDKALLEAEKWLVRNQPAEFRERLLALYFRLRAFRRTAELYDDHFATLLDEGGPAMKIRLFCMDPSALLREAMTRGKATVFFSATLTPIDYYRHLLGGAMEDRVVQLGSPFPPENLSVLIHDRINTSFKKRAHSISDVVAAIATLVRGRRGNYLVYFPSYQYLSDVLNLFQINHPSIRLVTQHPGMTELERHHFLASFSVEHDETVLGFAVLGGVFGEGIDLVGERLIGAIIVSVGLPQLCAERNVIRDHFEQQNGSGFEYAYTFPGMNRVLQAIGRVIRSETDRGIVLLIDSRFSEPRYRQLFPPWWHPVRVTDTPSLTQAVESAWLGLR; translated from the coding sequence ATGAACGAGCCGGTCGCCAAACCCATCCACACGGTCCCGGTTCGCGATTTGGTCGAATTCGTCCTGCGACGGGGTGATCTTGCGGTGGAACGCCAGTTCGTCGGTTCCGATCGTGCAATGGCAGGGATCCGCGGACACCAGAAACTCCAGCGCAGCCGTCCCTCCGAGTACCAAACCGAGGTCTCAGTCGAACATCACATCGACGCCGGCGAATTCATCCTGCACATCCGTGGCCGCATCGACGGCGTGCTACCAGGACCACTTGAGACCTTGATCGAAGAGATCAAGACGGTAGTAGGAACATCTGATCCGGTCGCTCATCCCTTGCACTGGGCTCAGGCCAAGATCTACGGCTTCCTCTACGCCCAGCTGGGAAATCCCCATCCGATCGTCATCCAACTCTCGTATCTCAACCTGGAGACCGATCAAGTGACCGAGTTTCGGCAGACGCTCACCGTGGCCGAACTGTCCTCGTTCTTCACCGAAACCACCACGCTCTACGTGGATTGGCTTCGGATTCAGCAGCGCTGGGAACAAACGCGCAACCAGTCCATTCGCGCGCTGACCTTCCCATTCCCGGCCTACCGATCTGGACAGCGGGAACTCGCAGTTGCCGCCTATCGCACCGTAGCCAAGGGTGGACGGTTGTTTCTCTCGGCACCAACCGGCATCGGAAAGACTCTCTCCGTGCTGTTCCCAGCCGTCAAAGCTCTCGGCGAAGGCAGGCTCGAACATCTCTTCTACCTCACCGCCCGAACCGTTGGCCGCACCATCGCCGAGAAGGCGGTCTCGGACCTGCGCCAGAGCGGGCTGAAGCTCCGCTCCGTAACTCTAACAGCCAAGGAAAAGGTCTGCGTGCGGGACGGCCATCCCTGCGATGCACTGACTTGCCCCCTGGCTATCGGCTACTACGATCGCCTGCGCCCAGCGCTCACCGACGTCCTCAGCCGGGAGGAGATCACCAGAGCCGCTCTCGAAGCAGTGGGGCAAAAGCATCAAGTCTGTCCCTTCGAGCTTTCACTGGATACTGCAGTCTGGGCGGACCTGGTCATCTGCGACTACAACTACGTATTCGATCCCCAGGCCTACCTACGTCGATTCTTCGAAGAAGAGTCCGGGGATTACGCCTTCCTCGTGGACGAAGCCCACAACCTGGTCGACCGCGCCAGAGATATGTTCTCCGCCGACCTGGACAGCCAGGAACTCCAGGAGGTCAAACGCGCGGTCAAATCAGCAGCTCCGCGCTGCGCACGGGCGCTCAACCAACTCTACAAGGCACTGCAAAACTTCGCCGATCCCGAGTTCCGCTACCCCGACGATAGCGACGAGCTGGACCCGGCACTGGAGTTGGACCTCTTCCCGACGCACACTTCCCCTTCCCAACCGGGCACCCTGCCCGCTCGTCGCTGTGAGGCCTTTCCTCCAGGGCTTATCAACCCTCTGGACAAAGCGCTCCTGGAGGCAGAGAAGTGGCTCGTGCGGAATCAGCCTGCCGAGTTCCGTGAGAGATTGCTGGCGCTTTACTTCCGCCTGAGGGCATTCCGCCGCACAGCCGAACTGTACGACGACCACTTTGCCACACTCCTCGACGAGGGAGGGCCGGCGATGAAGATTCGACTCTTCTGCATGGACCCGTCAGCTCTGCTCCGAGAAGCCATGACTCGAGGCAAGGCAACGGTTTTCTTCTCCGCCACCCTCACTCCCATCGACTATTATCGCCATCTGCTCGGCGGTGCGATGGAGGATCGGGTAGTCCAACTCGGATCACCCTTTCCTCCCGAAAACCTGAGTGTACTGATTCACGACCGAATTAACACTTCCTTCAAAAAGCGAGCTCACTCCATTTCGGACGTCGTCGCCGCTATCGCGACCCTGGTGCGGGGACGTCGCGGAAACTACCTTGTCTACTTCCCTTCCTATCAATACCTCAGCGACGTCCTAAACCTGTTTCAGATCAACCATCCCTCCATCCGGTTGGTCACCCAGCATCCCGGGATGACCGAGCTGGAACGCCATCATTTCCTCGCGTCCTTCTCCGTTGAGCACGATGAAACTGTCCTGGGCTTTGCGGTTCTGGGTGGCGTGTTTGGAGAAGGGATCGACCTCGTGGGCGAACGGTTGATTGGAGCGATTATCGTAAGCGTGGGCCTTCCCCAACTCTGCGCGGAGCGCAATGTCATCCGTGACCACTTCGAACAACAGAACGGCTCGGGCTTTGAGTATGCTTACACGTTCCCCGGTATGAATCG